TCCGCTCAAGGCGATGAGGAAAAAAGAAAACTGATATTTTCGTTAGTAGATGATTTTTAATAAAGCTCTTCGTTAGAATTAATTTCAGCGGAGAGCTTTTTTTATTGCGGCGTTTGATTGGAAATGCGCGTTGCTTTTTGTAACTAAATTCAAATTGGGAAAATTTTCATTGATTTATTTAAGAAAAATTGATACATTTAAAAAATGAAAAGGGATAAAATTTCTGCGGAGCAATACAATGGCTGTAAATTTATTAGATTTGGTTCCCAAAAGATTGCTGCAATTCCAAGAAAACGAAGACGGCAATGTGACTATTTTGAAACCAAAATACAGAAATAAATTGATGCAAAAATATGTGCTTCCACGAATGAAAAAACCACATTTCAAAGTAAATTTGGACGAATACGGCAGCTTTGTCTGGAAGCAAATTGACGGCGAAAAAACCGTCGAAGAAATTGGGAAACAGTTGAAGGAGAATTTTTCTGAAAAGATTGACCCGGTTTATGAACGGCTTTCGGTTTTCATCCATTCATTGGTGCGCTATAAATTTATTGAATTCAAAAATTATGTTCCTGAAAAAGCGGAAAAATCAAAGTAAACGACTGGCAATTTTCATCTCAACTCGCGCCCGGCCTTTGAACGGATGCAAATTATTTTAAATCCTTTTCCATCGTTGAGAATCAAATTGATAAGTTTGCTAAAAAAAAAGATTTCACTGCCAATCCCACCAATTTTCACGAATTGATTTTATTGAAATTAGAAGAAATTTTAATGAGTGGTTT
This window of the Calditrichota bacterium genome carries:
- a CDS encoding PqqD family protein; the encoded protein is MAVNLLDLVPKRLLQFQENEDGNVTILKPKYRNKLMQKYVLPRMKKPHFKVNLDEYGSFVWKQIDGEKTVEEIGKQLKENFSEKIDPVYERLSVFIHSLVRYKFIEFKNYVPEKAEKSK